In Halictus rubicundus isolate RS-2024b chromosome 1, iyHalRubi1_principal, whole genome shotgun sequence, the sequence CGTAATTTATTGCATCCCGGCTACTTATCAAACAGCTACGTCGGACTGTCAGTTGGGTTAGGTTTCACTCGGGTTAGGTTAAGAATCTTCACTCCATGTGGACTTGTTTTCGTTGAACCCTGCAATCATGTCAGAGCTACTACCGTTGCCgcaaaaaaaatattacagacAACGGGCCCACTCGAATCCCATAGCGGATCACTGTATAGAATAGTATGTATTTGAttctataaataaaatgaaactgttATATGGTCATTACACTACAGTATTATTGTTACTCTAAAATATCATTTAGAGATTCTCTGACTTGTAAATGAAATTCTTTTTAGTCCTGTAAAACCTGATGAAATGAACTGGAGTTCTCTATATCCACATTACTTCTCAAAAAGTGAAAGTGAATCCGATGGAAAAGATGTCGAACAGAAACTCGTAGAATTTGCTGACGTTGGCTGTGGTTATGGAGGTTTGCTAGGTACGTAGAATTTCAGTTACAATAATGGTCACTAATAGTAGACAATTTTCTATAACAGTTACATTGTCACCAATGTTTCCTGATACTCTGATTCTTGGTATGGAAATCAGAGTAAAAGTTTCCGACTATGTAATGGATCGTATAGCTGCATTAAGATCCCAGAATCCTGGACAATATCAGAACATAGCTTGTCTGAGAACTAATGCAatgaaatatttaccaaattatttttacaaagggCAGGTACAAATCAGAGTAtgactttaaataaaaaaattaataaatttcatCCAATTTAATTGCTGTTGTATATTATTGCAGTTGAAGAAAATGTTCTTTTTGTATCCAGATCCACATTTCAAGAGGTCTAAACATAAATGGAGGATTATAAACAAGACACTCCTAGCAGAGTATGCCTATGCGTTAGCTGAAGGGGTAATATTGTTTTTAGTATCTTTTTTTGAACACCTtgaattcatatttttcttaaataaaaatcattaattgtGTACATTATTTAAAGGCAATTGTATATACAGTAACAGACGTTCATGATCTACACGAATGGATAGTACAGCATTTTCGTGAACATCCACTGTTTGTTGATGTTCCTGAAAAGGAATGTGTAAGTTCCTCTGAATACGAATAAGTATAGGTTTGCAAGGAGCCGAATACTAATAAGAGATATTACTTAGTTTCACATAATACAAAGTTTTCTGTaattcgaacattttttatcattttttttttttctgaattACATATCTGTTTTTGTAtaaattcattatttattaaCTAATTTCCTCCGTAGAATGAAGATCCTATCGtggaaaaattgtacgaaagtaCAGAAGAAGGCCAGAAAGTTACAAGGAACAAGGGAGACAAGTTTTTGGCTGTGTTCAGACGGATTTCGGATCCATATACAAAAGAAATTAGTTAGTATCAAGTATAACTTACAGCTTAAGTATTTACTATTTAATTTTCTGAGAAGGAAACTCTAAATGCTCCTTTTGTACGAAGATTTTTCATTCCAACATCAGGCAAAGGAAGATCTAGAAAATAGCATTTATACAGTGGTTTTGATTAAAAGACGAATGTTATTAAAGaactgatttttaaaaaaattatgattctGCACTATCACCTTCTCCCTCGTGAGGTATATGTTGTTTCAATATAGTTTTGATGTAATTAGCATGTCTTACATCCTCCTCGGGAATTAAATGAGCCATGTCCAAAGAAAATTGCTCGTGTAATATGAGGAACAATACCTGagaagaaatattatttaaaatttcattccAGAAAATTTACAAATCGATTTTATTATCGTTATATATACTTCTTCTAATACTGAATTAATAAGCGTAAATGGTGGGGATATAAACGATCTTTTTATTAATCTTTTTCGCTCAGCTAGGCTCATCGCAAATTGGGAATAATATAATTTCGTCTTAGGTATTAATGTATCTTTCATGGTTTTCATGAATCTTCTACCGTTAACGATATCCCTACAAAATATGATTTTTAATATTCTGCTACAAGGTGTAATATGTTTATTAACctttaacactcgaatggcgactctgaggTGTTAAAATAGCTCAGAGTGCAGAGGGTTGCTTTTTTATCATTccatatatttaaaattaaaactaatATTTACCATAATAAACCTTCCAAAATGAATGTGGCAATATTAAGTTCTTTTCCGCTACCCGTGATATTACAGTTCACACTGTCATCGAGGAAAATCGCATGCGATGGTGCAGCTTCCAGCTCTTCTTTTAAGCTGACTCTTATACACTCATCTTCTATAGGATATATGGTGCAACGAAAGGTCAATGTTTTGTGAAATGTTTCTGGTTTGTCCAGCATATTTAGCCATGGTTTCTACAACAATAGTCCCGGTAGAAATATTCATGATAGTTCGTTTTGGTATGAACTGCTTACTGGGACAGTGGTGCCTTTTTCTGTGATAACAAATTGTCCCTCCAATTCTTTGCTCAAAAGATTATACTTCAGAACACTTCTTCGATATTTGCGTTCATCACTGGCATTTATAAATTCGCAGAATATATCAAGATCGCATCTGCACGAGTATCCTCTTGTGAATAGATTCAGCTTGAAACACTTCATGGTGTGTGGACTGATGATCCCTTTACGGGGAAATACCTTGACTCCAAGTATCTCTGATGCATGTTTGCTAAAACAGTTCGATGATTTTTTTGAGGATATAAAAATTACTAAGGGTCTTTTTACACCCAGAAACCACAGTTTCAAGGAAAACAACAAATGCGAATCTATGAATTGCGGTgagaattcattaaaaaaaactcTATTTTTATAAGATgtcagttttttaaaaatagtttacTGTGGTATATATTACGaagtaaattaattaaataactaTTTTTATGTAGATATTATTATAGAAATGTCTGAGTCTAAAGAGATCCACTGATGGCCGTCAGTCTAAAGAGTCTAAAGAGATCCACTGATGGCAAAAAAGCTTGGAAAGCTACCATTTCCATTCGAAACCAAGTGCATCCTGATCCAAACTGTTTTGTATGATAATCATTTTAGTAATGCAGTTGTGCATTGGGAGAGACCACATATCGATGCAGTCTATATTGAAATACACAGGAAATTTTAAACTTTTGCAAGCACAATAAGGTGGTATTGATTTTCCGACTATGGTTGATCTAAAATCACCGGATGACTCTCCTTCTAATCTCAGCTCCATCGTATGATGACCCAATGTTATTGGAACTACTGCCTTGTGGGAGGAGAACATTCTATACTATATCTTTCTTAACAGTTTAAAGTATGAATTATAATTGTTTATACCTCGAATAGGCCAAACATTCTAGGCTGAAATCTTAAAAGCAAAGGCATGGCTGATCGAGCTTCCACAATGCCAACCAGAGTTAAACAGGAAAACACTTCGCAATGATATCGCTCATTGATCTTGGATATATCATCGATGTTCACGTAATACGCTAAATTCGTATTCGTAATGTTACGTATCCAATGCACCTATGCAATTTCATTTACTTTATATTGATTCCGAAGAAATCATTGAAACTTAATTTTACTTTGTACACTGCATCTCTGTTTCCAAAATAAATCTGCCCGAATTTTGCGCAAGTTCCGTATAGGAAATTATATTCCTGCTCCGATTCAGATATGCAATCAATTAACATATTTAAAGTAATATAGCGATTGTGTCCTATGTCCAAGTCCCAAGATAACTCAGATTTCCCGAGAACTGTGTGATGGATTTTCATGGCGAGTACAGTTTCCGTACACCCCTAAAAAATGTTACGTGGCGTTACAGACAAACCATTGTTGCTTAAAATTGTATATTAATAACCAAAGACATAGTACTTCTAATGTGCCAGACAGTGGTTGCAGAAAGCAAATTTTTTTGTGAAAACAATCGAGCTCTTTCTTCTGAAACGAATAGCCTATCTTCTTCAGAACAGGTTTGCAGCCACACGGATGCGTCTTGAAGCTCCAAGGAACAGAAAACCTTGAGCAATTCTTTAGAACCAGTTTTATGAGAATAGTTTCCTGGTTTACAATCACTGGGAAGAATGTTACGTTCcatttctccctttctcctGGCAATATTTTTTCAAGAATTGTATTTAATCTAAAAAGAAAAACCAATAATCAGACTCAATCAATCAGATCACATAAAAATCAAGTAATTCTTGTGGATCATACTTATCTATTTCCATAGTTTCCCACAAAAATGGTTTGCTCACATTTATCGGAGATGGTTGCTTGATTCCGTAGGCACACATATTGTAAACCTGttaaaacataaatataaaattaaagtaCGGCAATAATGTAGGACAACGAAATCataaagtttttaattttttagtgaTAATTTAATTGCATAAGTAAAACAATAATTTAGTTGTTCTACGTATAGCAGAAGTAGGATAGATCTATAATAAGGCAAActataatatattaattaatgtactatattataaatatattataaatgtgTAATGGAATCAAAAACCGAGTCCATTTCAGGGCCATTGAGGCTGAAAATAAACTAAACTACCTATAGTTTCGTATGCAATTAAGAAAAGTCTTTTACCTGTAAAGTGGGCAATATACACATACAGCACACAGTGCAAACTCTGACAGGAATTTGATCGGACAGAACAGTGTCTACTCGAGAATTAATTCTGACCAAGTACTGGACAATAAATTCGTAATAACCAGGAGTGTGCGGTGTAATTGAAATCGAGATTGTTTTATGATAGCCAGAGAAAATGGTTCCTATAGCTGGACGAATTTGAATATCTCGTTCAAGATCTCCAAGTGGCCAATTTCGGTGGGCACAAATTAATTTGTAGTGAATATTTACTTGACTATGATtgtacaaattaaaattcagTGTTTTGGTGGAATTGTATTCCATCTCTTGAAAGTTTAATTCCTCTGGAGTTGCCTGGAACGGAAGGCGAATTATCAATTGGAAAACGAATTATTAGAAGGAATTTTACCATCAAATTTTTACCACTAACGTTCCCTCCTTGCATCGTCCGCGAACCTGCAGATTCACGCAGCTCTTCAACCCAATGATATTGTCATTTCTGATAACAAGTAATACGCATTGTATCTCGAAATCGTAATCGCATGGTTCGTTCGGTTGCAACGAATACTCTTGAATCAAAGTCTCATTCGGCTCAAGTTCTCCGCTCGATGTCTGCATAGTGAGTTCGGTTGGTACTTGGTAAAATGTGTATCTATCACGTTAATACATCAATATATGAATGACAACGCATAAATCAATTTCCGGGACAAATTCCCATTGATTTACTTGATCTTGTGTCTCGTAGAGTTTCGAATTCCGAATTCTTTAAACTGCTGACACCGCGGTAATACCGGTGCGAAATCTAATACACCGCTATTCAGGAACATTATATTCGCATACTCTGCGTAGCCCTTGAAATCTATGTAACTTGCGTTCTTGGTATTCCCGTTGAAGTATATTGTCCATCGTTCTAGATAAATTTGCTCGTTTTCAATTTTCGGCGACATTTTTACCATGACTATTTGAAAATTACTGCAACgtacaatgaaaataatacgAACAATGCGAGCTAAAATGATGTGTCACGCTATATCAACGTCTTAATTCATGTGTAAGCTATATACCAATTAGGTGAACTAATTAACCGGCACCTGATCTGAATCATAGCAGCGTGACATCAGTCTGACATCATTGATTCGGATCCGTTCAGTACTATCAATCTTATCGCGAACGGAGACATCATTATTAATAAATAGTATGATATAATGATCGTACTCGCGAATCAAGCCGAGCATTGGCTTCACGATGAAGCGGGAGTTCGGTGGTGGAACGAATTGGAACATCAGGGGTAAATGACCGAATCTTCTGACCAAGAACGTCGTGTAAACCGGAAATGGTGGCACGCATGGCGGCATTATTACAGTTTGAGGTATTTCATACTGCGGAATCCATCCGTTCGATGCAACCGGAAACGAGTGACCTGCAAATAgtttaaattaatataaatccaattaACCATATTATTCAGACAAATGATTTTTATATAGTCTTTAATTAAATGTAATCTAAAATAATCAGACCTATTACTCTAATCGCCATAACGAATGGGAACACAATGTCCTCCCAGTGTTCTCTGAAAATGGAAGCGACAATCTCGCGtccaaataaattgttgcttGCGTTTGGATGGAAAGAAAGATCAAACAACGCTGACTGGTTCCCTTTCACAAGCATCTCATTTGGTACCACGTTGAAAACATTGTCATGATCTGtgacaatattaaaattttctaatttttgtgttTACTATATCCAAAAGAGGCTTAATTATCTTCTTTTAAGTAGTAGGAGAAATAGAGTTGCATTTGAATAATATGTTGAGTTGTTCTTAATTATTTATCCTCCATTTTTAAAAGATCGTTGAGATAGAATCACACCTTTTTCCCAGACAATTAATAGATTACATGAACTGTGATTAGTGAGGCACACAGCCTGAGTAATCCTCTGGCTAACATTATCGATTTCAAATTCAGTGCGGCCAAAATCGAAGTAATTTTTCGACAAAGACACGGAAGGTATGTCGATGGTTGCGTCTACGCAATCGTTTACATATCCTACAAAGCCATCTTTCTCTTTCGGaggaaaattaaaataactcGGATGGTCTTTCGT encodes:
- the LOC143359547 gene encoding tRNA (guanine-N(7)-)-methyltransferase, whose translation is MSELLPLPQKKYYRQRAHSNPIADHCIEYPVKPDEMNWSSLYPHYFSKSESESDGKDVEQKLVEFADVGCGYGGLLVTLSPMFPDTLILGMEIRVKVSDYVMDRIAALRSQNPGQYQNIACLRTNAMKYLPNYFYKGQLKKMFFLYPDPHFKRSKHKWRIINKTLLAEYAYALAEGAIVYTVTDVHDLHEWIVQHFREHPLFVDVPEKECNEDPIVEKLYESTEEGQKVTRNKGDKFLAVFRRISDPYTKEIS
- the LOC143359576 gene encoding cilia- and flagella-associated protein 65, translating into MNENTGKTMRLNFEEVEVGKTAVKTIELWNESCHNELIYQVQRDPMTNPLDHVFHLRSYTWVLAPKEKYVCEIRYKPYIASSVNVDYFTITDSFGTCLKVIARGSCIGPNVTCSTTRIVLISTDKNPEPKWRIKLINNSRASALFMFAIDDNYQPFKSDKKYGCIHPLGCKYATITFAPSEDGIYSYRLFILILHQEPIVIDLHGYRSIFYTKDHPSYFNFPPKEKDGFVGYVNDCVDATIDIPSVSLSKNYFDFGRTEFEIDNVSQRITQAVCLTNHSSCNLLIVWEKDHDNVFNVVPNEMLVKGNQSALFDLSFHPNASNNLFGREIVASIFREHWEDIVFPFVMAIRVIGHSFPVASNGWIPQYEIPQTVIMPPCVPPFPVYTTFLVRRFGHLPLMFQFVPPPNSRFIVKPMLGLIRDNFQIVMVKMSPKIENEQIYLERWTIYFNGNTKNASYIDFKGYAEYANIMFLNSGVLDFAPVLPRCQQFKEFGIRNSTRHKIKYTFYQVPTELTMQTSSGELEPNETLIQEYSLQPNEPCDYDFEIQCVLLVIRNDNIIGLKSCVNLQVRGRCKEGTLVATPEELNFQEMEYNSTKTLNFNLYNHSQVNIHYKLICAHRNWPLGDLERDIQIRPAIGTIFSGYHKTISISITPHTPGYYEFIVQYLVRINSRVDTVLSDQIPVRVCTVCCMCILPTLQVYNMCAYGIKQPSPINVSKPFLWETMEIDKLNTILEKILPGEREKWNVTFFPVIVNQETILIKLVLKNCSRFSVPWSFKTHPCGCKPVLKKIGYSFQKKELDCFHKKICFLQPLSGTLEGCTETVLAMKIHHTVLGKSELSWDLDIGHNRYITLNMLIDCISESEQEYNFLYGTCAKFGQIYFGNRDAVYKVHWIRNITNTNLAYYVNIDDISKINERYHCEVFSCLTLVGIVEARSAMPLLLRFQPRMFGLFEAVVPITLGHHTMELRLEGESSGDFRSTIVGKSIPPYCACKSLKFPVYFNIDCIDMWSLPMHNCITKMIIIQNSLDQDALGFEWKCKHASEILGVKVFPRKGIISPHTMKCFKLNLFTRGYSCRCDLDIFCEFINASDERKYRRSVLKYNLLSKELEGQFVITEKGTTVPKPWLNMLDKPETFHKTLTFRCTIYPIEDECIRVSLKEELEAAPSHAIFLDDSVNCNITGSGKELNIATFILEGLLWDIVNGRRFMKTMKDTLIPKTKLYYSQFAMSLAERKRLIKRSFISPPFTLINSVLEEVLFLILHEQFSLDMAHLIPEEDVRHANYIKTILKQHIPHEGEGDNLPLPDVGMKNLRTKGAFRVSFSEN